A single region of the Lysinibacillus sp. B2A1 genome encodes:
- a CDS encoding alcohol dehydrogenase, with product MIQTKTIFTVHSPATIVYGRDAFEEVGVYAKKLGNKALIISDPIMDSLGFVNQCRTYLKAQGLEAVSFIGVTTEPVDTYVAEGLDVLQAEGCDVIISVGGGSCIDTGKAIAVVATNGGYIGDYMKMLKIAEQAPIPHIAIPTTAGTGSEATDATVITNTQNDVKMMIKQPAFMPTIAIVDPVLTVTSPPAITAATGIDALSHAIESYLSRLAHPFSNVLALSAMELIVNNILKVYEHGDDLDAREAMSLGSLQAGLSFSNASVALVHGMSRPIGALFHVPHGISNAMLLPVVLEFSKDACINQLADLGEFFNKDKKLLTKEELADLAIISIKEMCKKMNIGNLKHWGIEEDAFYAAIPKMTIDAIASGSPGNNPKIPTEEELRELYKKAYYYKF from the coding sequence ATGATTCAAACAAAAACAATCTTTACCGTTCATTCGCCAGCAACTATTGTCTATGGCAGAGACGCATTTGAGGAAGTTGGGGTGTATGCAAAAAAGTTGGGGAACAAGGCACTTATAATAAGCGATCCAATTATGGACAGTTTAGGCTTTGTCAACCAATGCCGAACCTATTTAAAGGCACAAGGATTGGAAGCGGTATCATTCATTGGTGTAACAACAGAGCCAGTGGATACGTATGTTGCTGAAGGACTGGATGTTTTACAAGCTGAAGGCTGTGATGTCATCATTTCGGTTGGTGGTGGGAGCTGTATCGACACAGGGAAAGCGATTGCTGTGGTGGCAACAAATGGTGGCTATATAGGGGATTATATGAAAATGCTAAAAATCGCAGAGCAGGCACCTATTCCTCATATTGCAATTCCGACAACAGCAGGCACTGGCTCTGAGGCGACAGATGCAACAGTTATAACTAACACACAGAATGATGTGAAAATGATGATTAAGCAACCTGCTTTTATGCCAACCATTGCTATTGTTGATCCCGTATTAACGGTTACCTCTCCTCCTGCTATTACAGCAGCGACAGGTATTGATGCATTGAGCCATGCGATTGAGAGCTATTTATCTCGCTTAGCTCATCCCTTTTCGAATGTCCTGGCATTATCAGCTATGGAATTAATCGTCAATAATATACTCAAGGTTTATGAACATGGTGATGATCTTGATGCACGAGAAGCCATGTCACTCGGTTCCCTGCAGGCGGGCCTGTCATTCTCTAATGCATCCGTTGCTTTAGTGCATGGTATGTCCCGTCCAATTGGGGCTTTATTCCATGTGCCACACGGAATATCAAATGCTATGCTTTTACCAGTAGTTTTGGAGTTTTCTAAGGATGCCTGCATTAATCAGCTCGCAGACCTCGGTGAATTTTTTAATAAAGATAAGAAATTACTAACGAAGGAAGAGCTCGCTGATTTAGCGATTATTTCTATTAAAGAGATGTGTAAAAAAATGAATATTGGTAATTTAAAACATTGGGGAATTGAGGAAGATGCCTTTTATGCGGCTATCCCCAAAATGACCATTGATGCAATTGCTAGTGGAAGCCCAGGAAATAATCCTAAAATACCTACAGAAGAAGAGCTAAGAGAGCTTTATAAAAAGGCCTATTATTATAAGTTTTAG
- a CDS encoding 2,4-dienoyl-CoA reductase, which produces MLQGKTIIITGGSSGMGLYMAKTFVAEGANVVITGRNEERLAEAKNFILEAGTSIETFQMDVRVPEHAEAMLAFTIEKFGQVDGLVNNAAGNFIVRAEDLSPNGWRAVVDIVLNGTFFCSSVVGKYWIQHNIKGAILNMVATYAWNAGAGVIHSAAAKAGVLSLTRTLAVEWGKQYGIRVNAIAPGPIERTGGAERLWESEAAAARTLDSVPLGRTGTPEEIADLATFMLSDKASYMNGECVTLDGGQWLNQYPF; this is translated from the coding sequence ATGTTGCAGGGGAAAACAATTATTATTACGGGTGGATCAAGTGGAATGGGACTTTATATGGCTAAGACCTTTGTAGCCGAAGGAGCGAATGTTGTTATTACAGGACGGAATGAAGAACGCTTAGCAGAGGCAAAGAACTTTATTTTAGAGGCTGGCACTTCAATTGAGACCTTCCAAATGGATGTACGAGTGCCAGAGCATGCAGAGGCGATGCTAGCATTTACTATTGAAAAATTTGGACAGGTTGATGGACTTGTGAATAATGCTGCTGGCAATTTTATCGTACGCGCGGAAGACTTATCACCGAATGGCTGGAGGGCTGTTGTTGATATTGTGTTAAATGGTACATTCTTCTGTTCTTCTGTTGTTGGTAAGTATTGGATTCAACATAATATTAAAGGAGCCATTTTGAATATGGTTGCAACTTATGCGTGGAATGCTGGTGCTGGCGTTATTCATTCAGCAGCTGCTAAAGCGGGTGTATTATCATTAACGAGAACACTAGCTGTTGAATGGGGGAAACAGTACGGGATTCGAGTGAATGCAATTGCGCCAGGTCCAATTGAGCGTACAGGGGGTGCAGAAAGGCTTTGGGAATCTGAGGCAGCAGCTGCTCGTACATTAGATTCTGTACCATTAGGGCGTACAGGAACCCCTGAGGAAATTGCTGACTTGGCAACATTCATGCTTTCTGATAAAGCTAGCTATATGAATGGTGAATGTGTGACGCTTGATGGTGGACAATGGCTTAATCAATATCCATTCTAA
- a CDS encoding short-chain dehydrogenase produces the protein MGMWLIPALIAITIISVISFVSTLKIAKMTSERKSENDTPISETVEEYATMLNPIVWVYIIFLLFLGIMIFYYWSQAGY, from the coding sequence ATGGGTATGTGGTTAATACCGGCTCTTATTGCCATTACAATCATTTCCGTTATTTCTTTTGTGTCAACACTAAAGATTGCGAAAATGACCTCTGAACGGAAGTCTGAAAACGATACACCGATTTCAGAAACGGTTGAAGAGTATGCAACAATGCTAAACCCCATTGTATGGGTCTATATCATTTTTTTACTTTTCTTAGGGATCATGATTTTTTATTACTGGAGTCAGGCCGGCTATTAA
- a CDS encoding CBS domain-containing protein translates to MISTNSKDLLAMPISDFIISSEKVAHVQSGNSAEHALLVLTRTGYSSIPVLDLKYRLQGLLSMKMITESILGLEHIEYEKLPDIKVDTIMDKDIAVLKLTDTFQRALDLVINHAFLCVVDEEGTFAGILTRRVILKQLKKYIYLKE, encoded by the coding sequence ATGATTTCAACTAACAGCAAAGACTTATTAGCAATGCCAATTAGTGATTTTATTATTTCATCTGAAAAGGTTGCACATGTACAAAGTGGGAATAGTGCGGAGCATGCACTCCTTGTACTTACACGTACAGGGTATTCGTCAATACCTGTTTTAGATTTGAAATACCGGCTTCAAGGGTTACTAAGCATGAAGATGATTACAGAATCCATACTTGGACTCGAACATATTGAATATGAAAAGCTGCCTGATATTAAAGTGGATACAATTATGGACAAAGATATTGCTGTATTAAAGTTAACAGATACTTTTCAGCGAGCTCTCGATTTAGTGATTAATCATGCCTTTTTATGTGTTGTGGATGAAGAAGGTACATTTGCAGGGATTTTAACGAGACGTGTGATTTTAAAGCAGTTGAAAAAATATATTTATCTAAAAGAGTAG
- a CDS encoding LysR family transcriptional regulator, translating into MATEAEILKVLAEERNMRKAAERLFLSQPALSQRLQTIEKDWGAQLFIRSQKGLTATPAGEMVIGYATEMLSKKEEILETIQSLTTKVNGTLKIACASIVGQNWLPKVLKDFVAKYPEAKISLMTGWSSEIVKALYEGEAHVGIVRGQVDWRGEKIHLFRDTLYLVDKELKTIEDVLSTERPFIQFKSDSNYYQEIQQWWQQHFASNPRRQILVDQIEICKQMALDGIGYAILPSITLNDHDGINKIALTNNEKEFGLTRDTWLIGYESSFELRQVEAFVEVIQDHARCLFDYLK; encoded by the coding sequence ATGGCGACAGAAGCTGAAATCTTAAAAGTATTAGCTGAGGAACGCAATATGCGAAAGGCAGCAGAACGTCTATTTTTATCCCAACCAGCGCTTTCTCAACGTTTGCAAACGATTGAAAAGGATTGGGGGGCGCAGCTATTTATTCGTTCACAAAAAGGATTAACGGCAACACCTGCTGGAGAAATGGTGATTGGCTATGCTACAGAAATGCTAAGCAAAAAAGAGGAGATTTTAGAAACAATCCAATCATTGACAACAAAAGTTAATGGGACATTGAAAATTGCCTGTGCTTCGATTGTAGGCCAAAACTGGCTCCCTAAAGTATTGAAGGATTTTGTAGCGAAATATCCTGAGGCCAAAATCTCGCTTATGACTGGTTGGAGCTCTGAAATTGTGAAAGCACTCTATGAAGGAGAGGCTCATGTAGGGATTGTTCGTGGACAGGTTGATTGGAGGGGGGAAAAAATTCATCTTTTTCGAGACACCCTTTATTTAGTTGATAAGGAATTAAAAACAATTGAAGATGTACTGTCGACAGAGCGACCTTTTATTCAATTTAAAAGTGATTCCAATTATTATCAGGAAATTCAACAATGGTGGCAGCAGCATTTTGCTTCAAATCCAAGAAGACAGATTTTGGTTGATCAAATCGAAATCTGTAAACAAATGGCATTAGATGGAATAGGATATGCCATCTTACCTTCCATTACTTTAAATGATCATGATGGTATTAATAAAATAGCCCTTACAAATAATGAAAAAGAGTTCGGCTTAACGCGCGATACATGGTTAATAGGGTATGAATCCTCATTCGAATTAAGGCAAGTAGAGGCTTTCGTCGAAGTGATACAGGATCATGCACGATGCTTGTTTGATTACTTGAAATAG